In Paraburkholderia bryophila, a single genomic region encodes these proteins:
- the miaA gene encoding tRNA (adenosine(37)-N6)-dimethylallyltransferase MiaA, with amino-acid sequence MTSSTATPIPCLLGPTASGKTAAALALAARRPVEIISVDSALVYREMDIGTAKPTADELAVAPHHLIDIVDPTDAYSAAQFRADTLRLTGEIHARGRLPLLVGGTMLYYKALTQGLNDLPAADADVRATLDADAAREGWPAMHARLAAIDSVTAARLAPNDSQRIQRALEVFILTGQPMSVLLAAPTRVDAAAAQWRFMPIALEPSDRSWLHARIETRFDAMLTGGFIDEVVKLRERGDLSPEMPSMRCVGYRQVWEYLDGAVDYPTMRDKGVFATRQLCKRQLTWLRGMTERVVVDCCDPHATARVLDAIEVLL; translated from the coding sequence ATGACTTCGAGCACCGCAACGCCGATCCCCTGTCTGCTAGGCCCGACCGCGTCCGGCAAAACTGCCGCCGCGCTTGCACTGGCCGCGCGGCGCCCGGTGGAAATCATCAGTGTCGATTCGGCGCTGGTGTATCGCGAGATGGATATCGGCACCGCCAAGCCGACCGCCGACGAGCTCGCGGTGGCGCCGCATCATCTGATCGACATCGTCGATCCCACCGACGCCTATTCGGCCGCGCAATTTCGCGCGGACACGTTGCGGCTGACCGGCGAGATTCACGCACGCGGACGGCTGCCGCTGCTGGTCGGCGGCACCATGCTGTACTACAAGGCGCTCACGCAAGGCCTGAACGACTTGCCCGCCGCCGACGCCGACGTGCGCGCCACGCTCGACGCCGACGCCGCCCGCGAAGGCTGGCCGGCCATGCACGCGCGGCTCGCGGCAATCGACTCGGTAACTGCGGCGCGCCTCGCGCCGAACGACTCGCAGCGGATTCAACGCGCGCTGGAGGTGTTCATACTGACGGGCCAGCCGATGTCGGTGCTGCTAGCCGCCCCCACCCGAGTGGATGCCGCCGCCGCGCAATGGCGCTTCATGCCGATCGCGCTCGAACCATCGGACCGCAGTTGGCTGCATGCGCGCATCGAGACGCGCTTCGACGCGATGCTGACGGGCGGCTTTATCGACGAAGTGGTAAAGCTGCGCGAACGCGGCGATCTATCGCCCGAGATGCCGTCCATGCGCTGCGTGGGCTACCGGCAAGTCTGGGAATATCTCGACGGCGCGGTCGATTACCCGACGATGCGCGACAAGGGCGTCTTTGCGACCCGACAGTTGTGCAAGCGGCAGCTCACGTGGCTACGCGGCATGACAGAGCGGGTGGTGGTGGATTGCTGCGATCCGCACGCGACGGCGCGGGTGCTTGACGCGATTGAAGTGTTGCTTTGA
- the hda gene encoding DnaA regulatory inactivator Hda, translating into MLRQLTLDLGTPPPSTFDNFFAGANAELVTRLRELDNALAAGPVADRTFYVWGESGSGRTHLLQALVHEAPPGHARFAGPQSSLAAFSFDPRVALYAIDDCDALSAAQQIAVFNLFNEVRAHPTSALVAAGNAPPIGMTVREDLRTRLGWGLVFHLAPLPDEGKAAVLKHAARERGIMLADDVPAYLLTHFRRDMPSLMALLDALDRFSLEQKRAVTLPLLRTMLASPDAEERRGTPATGPETGSHAASSASSKIGPHG; encoded by the coding sequence GTGCTTCGTCAACTGACGCTCGATCTCGGCACCCCGCCGCCATCGACATTCGACAATTTTTTCGCCGGCGCCAACGCCGAGCTGGTCACGCGTCTGCGTGAGCTCGACAACGCGCTCGCCGCCGGGCCGGTCGCCGATCGCACCTTCTACGTGTGGGGCGAGTCCGGCAGTGGCCGCACGCATCTGTTGCAGGCGCTCGTGCACGAAGCGCCGCCGGGTCACGCGCGTTTTGCCGGCCCGCAGAGCAGCCTCGCGGCGTTCAGCTTCGACCCGCGCGTCGCGCTGTACGCGATCGACGACTGCGACGCGCTGTCCGCCGCCCAGCAGATCGCCGTCTTCAACCTGTTCAACGAAGTGCGTGCGCATCCCACCAGCGCGCTGGTCGCCGCAGGCAACGCGCCGCCGATCGGCATGACGGTGCGCGAAGATTTGCGCACCCGCCTCGGCTGGGGCCTCGTGTTCCATCTCGCGCCGCTGCCGGACGAAGGCAAGGCCGCGGTGCTGAAACACGCGGCGCGTGAGCGCGGCATCATGCTCGCCGACGACGTGCCGGCTTACCTGCTCACGCACTTCCGGCGCGACATGCCGAGCCTGATGGCGCTGCTCGACGCGCTCGACCGCTTCTCGCTCGAACAGAAGCGCGCGGTCACGCTGCCGCTGTTGCGCACCATGCTCGCTTCACCGGACGCGGAAGAACGGCGCGGCACGCCGGCCACCGGCCCGGAGACCGGTTCCCACGCCGCGTCATCCGCTTCAAGTAAAATAGGCCCCCATGGCTAA
- the mutL gene encoding DNA mismatch repair endonuclease MutL, translating to MSEISETPDGAAAAATTAAIAAAAPAPRPLRAILPLPDQLISQIAAGEVVERPASVVKELLENALDAGAQSLRILLDEGGVKRISITDDGCGIPENELALALMRHATSKIRSLAELEAVGTLGFRGEALASIASVAQMSITSRTADAPHAVRVDAQTGVLSPAAGTQGTTIEVRELYFNTPARRKFLKSEQTELGHCLEQIRRAALARPDVAISVLHNGKAVEHWNATEPPARVAKILGETFATAHLPLDESAGPLAVYGCAGLPTASRGRADQQYFFVNGRFVRDKLLTHAVRAAYEDVLHGDRYPSYVLFLDLPPEAVDVNVHPSKIEVRFRDSRSIHQFVFHAVQRSLARHAGASPETTAGGHAAHLEPAVGGPASFGATPLGGAGFGNGGGGFAGGGFGANAGTGTVAGSSGFGSSQSGNTWMRQARMTQGTLPVAQPLAFYDALFGRKDPNAGTTEGATLFEARDSATDAPSPYNTSAYTSPGFNAADEQPLGFALGQIHGIYVLAQNAHGLIIVDMHAAHERILYEQFKNALADRSISVQPLLIPQRMQADPIEIGTVEEERDTLDALGFDLAVLSPTTLAIRAVPALLKDADLPALARAVLSDLHAFGGSRVLTERQHELLGTLACHHAVRANRRLTLDEMNALLRQMEATERADQCNHGRPTWYQLTLSDLDRLFMRGQ from the coding sequence ATGTCCGAAATCTCCGAAACGCCTGACGGCGCCGCCGCTGCGGCCACCACGGCAGCCATTGCCGCCGCCGCGCCCGCCCCGCGCCCGTTGCGCGCGATCCTGCCCCTTCCCGATCAGTTGATCAGCCAGATCGCCGCCGGCGAAGTGGTCGAGCGGCCGGCCTCGGTGGTCAAGGAGTTGCTTGAAAATGCCCTCGACGCGGGCGCGCAATCGCTGCGCATTCTACTGGACGAAGGCGGCGTCAAACGCATCTCGATCACCGACGACGGCTGCGGCATTCCCGAGAATGAACTCGCGCTTGCGCTGATGCGCCACGCGACCAGCAAGATCCGCTCGCTCGCCGAACTCGAAGCGGTCGGCACGCTCGGGTTCCGCGGCGAGGCGCTGGCTTCGATCGCATCGGTCGCGCAAATGTCGATCACGAGCCGCACCGCCGACGCGCCGCATGCCGTGCGCGTCGACGCGCAAACCGGCGTGCTGAGCCCTGCTGCCGGCACTCAGGGCACCACGATCGAAGTCCGCGAGCTGTACTTCAACACCCCCGCGCGCCGCAAATTCCTGAAAAGCGAACAGACCGAGCTCGGCCACTGCCTGGAGCAGATTCGCCGCGCGGCATTGGCGCGGCCGGACGTCGCGATTTCGGTGCTGCATAACGGCAAGGCGGTCGAACACTGGAATGCCACCGAACCGCCGGCGCGGGTCGCGAAGATTCTCGGCGAGACGTTTGCGACCGCTCATCTGCCGCTCGACGAATCCGCCGGACCGCTGGCCGTCTACGGTTGTGCGGGACTGCCGACCGCGAGCCGCGGGCGCGCGGATCAGCAGTATTTCTTCGTGAATGGCCGCTTCGTGCGCGACAAGCTGCTCACGCACGCCGTGCGCGCCGCTTATGAAGATGTGCTGCATGGCGACCGCTATCCGTCGTATGTGCTGTTTCTCGATTTGCCGCCTGAGGCCGTCGATGTGAACGTGCATCCGTCGAAGATCGAAGTGCGGTTTCGCGATTCGCGCTCGATCCACCAGTTCGTGTTTCATGCGGTGCAGCGTTCGCTGGCGCGGCACGCGGGGGCGTCGCCGGAAACCACGGCGGGTGGGCATGCGGCGCACCTGGAGCCGGCGGTGGGCGGGCCGGCTTCGTTCGGCGCGACACCGCTTGGCGGTGCAGGGTTTGGGAACGGCGGTGGCGGTTTTGCTGGCGGGGGTTTCGGCGCAAACGCAGGTACGGGCACTGTCGCAGGCAGCAGCGGCTTCGGTTCATCACAATCCGGCAACACATGGATGCGCCAGGCGCGCATGACGCAAGGCACATTGCCGGTCGCGCAACCGCTCGCGTTCTACGACGCCCTGTTCGGCCGCAAAGACCCCAACGCCGGCACGACCGAAGGCGCCACGCTCTTCGAAGCGCGCGACTCAGCCACTGACGCACCGTCGCCCTACAACACCTCGGCGTACACCTCGCCCGGTTTCAACGCGGCCGACGAACAACCGCTCGGCTTCGCGCTCGGCCAGATTCACGGCATCTACGTGCTGGCGCAGAACGCGCACGGGCTGATCATCGTCGACATGCACGCCGCGCACGAACGCATTCTGTACGAGCAGTTCAAGAACGCGCTGGCCGACCGCTCGATCTCCGTGCAACCACTGCTGATTCCGCAGAGGATGCAGGCCGATCCGATCGAAATCGGCACCGTCGAAGAAGAGCGCGACACGCTCGACGCCTTGGGCTTCGACCTCGCCGTGCTGTCGCCGACCACGCTGGCCATCCGCGCCGTCCCCGCGCTGCTGAAAGACGCCGACCTGCCGGCGCTGGCGCGTGCGGTGCTGTCCGATCTACACGCGTTCGGCGGCTCGCGCGTATTGACCGAGCGTCAGCACGAACTGCTCGGCACGCTGGCGTGCCATCACGCGGTCCGCGCGAACCGGCGTCTCACGCTCGACGAAATGAACGCGCTGCTGCGTCAGATGGAAGCGACCGAGCGCGCCGATCAGTGCAATCACGGGCGTCCTACGTGGTATCAGTTGACGCTGTCCGATCTCGATCGGCTGTTCATGCGCGGGCAATGA
- a CDS encoding AI-2E family transporter, which produces MQQNSSILTPVQRRAFVWLAIALGVGILLWLLSPVLTPFLLGAILAYILQPGVAWMVRRRVPRGLAALLMMLVFSLLMTLLVLLVLAVIQKEGPQLRQQVPVLFAHVSAWLQPKLALLGLADSLDFASIRDLVMGQLEGSAQTVALYAWTSIRTSGNLMMTVVGNLVMVPLVLFYLLYDWNRMLVRLQGVVPRRWLDKTLQLARDMDQMLSQYLRGQLLVMAVLAVYYAIALTIAGFEIALPVGIFTGIAVFIPYIGFATGLALALLAALLQFGTWYGFGAVALIYGFGQIVESFYLTPRLVGERIGLHPLAVIFALLAFGQLFGFFGVLLALPVSAILSVAVRELRQSYLASTLYNN; this is translated from the coding sequence TTGCAACAGAACTCCTCGATTCTGACGCCCGTTCAGCGCCGCGCCTTCGTCTGGCTCGCCATTGCGCTGGGCGTCGGCATTCTACTGTGGCTACTGAGTCCGGTCCTCACGCCATTTCTGCTCGGCGCGATTCTCGCGTACATTCTGCAACCGGGCGTGGCGTGGATGGTGCGCCGGCGCGTGCCGCGTGGCCTTGCCGCCTTGCTGATGATGCTGGTCTTCTCGCTGCTGATGACCCTGCTCGTGCTGCTGGTGCTCGCCGTGATCCAGAAGGAAGGGCCGCAATTGCGCCAGCAGGTGCCGGTGCTGTTCGCGCATGTGAGCGCATGGCTGCAACCCAAGCTGGCGCTGCTGGGACTCGCCGATTCGCTCGACTTCGCCAGCATCCGCGATCTCGTGATGGGCCAGCTCGAAGGCAGCGCGCAAACCGTCGCACTGTACGCGTGGACCTCGATCCGCACCAGCGGCAATCTGATGATGACGGTGGTCGGCAATCTGGTGATGGTGCCGCTCGTGCTGTTCTATCTGCTGTACGACTGGAACCGCATGCTGGTACGCCTGCAGGGCGTGGTGCCGCGCCGCTGGCTCGACAAGACGCTGCAACTCGCGCGCGACATGGACCAGATGCTGTCGCAATACCTGCGCGGCCAGTTGCTCGTGATGGCGGTGCTGGCCGTGTACTACGCGATCGCGCTGACGATCGCCGGGTTCGAGATTGCGCTGCCGGTCGGCATTTTCACCGGGATCGCGGTGTTCATCCCGTATATCGGATTTGCGACCGGTCTGGCGTTGGCGCTGCTTGCGGCGCTGCTACAGTTCGGCACCTGGTACGGTTTCGGCGCGGTCGCGCTGATTTACGGCTTCGGCCAGATCGTCGAGAGTTTTTATCTGACGCCGCGTCTGGTCGGCGAACGGATCGGCCTGCACCCGCTCGCGGTCATTTTCGCGTTGCTGGCATTCGGTCAGCTGTTCGGCTTTTTCGGCGTGTTGCTCGCGTTGCCGGTGAGCGCGATCCTGTCGGTGGCCGTGCGCGAGTTGCGGCAAAGCTATCTGGCGAGCACGCTTTACAACAATTGA
- a CDS encoding Lrp/AsnC family transcriptional regulator, translated as MKLDRSDVAILRALQRDAHTKAADLAESLGLSLSPFYRRIRMLEESGVITQYVTLLDQEKAGFPVNAYVSVAIEKKNETRLAAFERAIANFEEVMECYLMTGAFDYMLRVVAADIAGIERFVMTKLTKVDGVRDIHTSVALRRVEYKTALPLRTRDE; from the coding sequence ATGAAGCTTGACCGTAGCGATGTGGCCATCCTGCGCGCACTGCAACGCGATGCCCATACGAAAGCAGCCGACCTCGCGGAGTCGCTGGGTCTTTCACTGTCGCCGTTTTACCGGCGCATCCGGATGCTCGAAGAGTCCGGCGTCATCACTCAATACGTGACCCTGCTGGATCAGGAAAAGGCGGGCTTTCCCGTCAATGCCTACGTGTCCGTGGCGATCGAGAAGAAGAATGAGACACGGCTCGCCGCATTCGAGCGCGCCATCGCCAACTTCGAGGAGGTGATGGAGTGTTACCTGATGACCGGCGCCTTCGACTATATGCTGCGGGTGGTCGCGGCCGACATCGCCGGAATCGAGCGCTTCGTCATGACCAAACTCACGAAGGTGGATGGCGTACGGGACATTCACACGTCGGTCGCGCTGCGTCGCGTCGAATACAAAACCGCGTTACCGCTCCGCACTCGCGACGAGTGA
- the purM gene encoding phosphoribosylformylglycinamidine cyclo-ligase — protein MNQPKSAPNSTDSAQGLSYRDAGVDMVAGDALVDAIKPFAKKTMRDGVLGGIGGFGALFEVPKKYKEPVLVSGTDGVGTKLRLAFQLNKHDTVGQDLVAMSVNDILVQGAEPLFFLDYFACGKLDVDTATTVVKGIAQGCELSGCALIGGETAEMPGMYPDGEYDLAGFAVGAVEKSKIIDGSTIAPGDVVLGLASSGIHSNGFSLVRKIIERAQPDLNADFDGRSLADALMAPTHIYVKPLLALMQQITVKGMAHITGGGLVENIPRVLREGLTAELDHRGWPMPPLFSWLQKHGGVADAEMHRVFNCGIGMAVVLSAADADAAIGLLSAAGEQVWKIGVIRESAAGEAQTVVV, from the coding sequence ATGAATCAACCGAAATCCGCCCCGAATTCAACTGATTCGGCCCAAGGTTTGTCGTATCGCGACGCCGGCGTAGACATGGTCGCGGGCGACGCCCTGGTCGACGCGATCAAGCCCTTTGCCAAAAAGACGATGCGCGACGGCGTGCTGGGTGGCATCGGCGGATTCGGCGCGCTGTTCGAAGTGCCGAAGAAATACAAGGAGCCGGTGCTCGTGTCCGGCACCGACGGCGTCGGCACCAAGCTGCGTCTCGCGTTTCAACTGAACAAACACGACACCGTCGGCCAGGATCTGGTGGCGATGAGCGTGAACGACATTCTCGTGCAAGGCGCCGAGCCGCTGTTCTTCCTCGACTATTTCGCGTGCGGCAAGCTGGACGTCGATACGGCGACCACGGTCGTGAAGGGCATCGCGCAGGGTTGCGAACTGTCGGGTTGCGCGTTGATCGGCGGTGAAACGGCGGAAATGCCGGGCATGTATCCGGACGGCGAGTACGATCTGGCCGGTTTCGCAGTCGGCGCGGTCGAAAAGAGCAAGATTATCGACGGCAGCACGATCGCCCCGGGCGACGTGGTGCTGGGTCTGGCATCGAGCGGCATTCATTCGAACGGTTTTTCGCTGGTGCGCAAGATCATCGAGCGCGCGCAGCCGGATCTGAACGCGGACTTCGACGGCCGTTCGTTGGCCGACGCGCTGATGGCGCCCACGCATATCTATGTGAAGCCGCTGCTGGCGTTGATGCAGCAGATCACGGTGAAGGGCATGGCGCACATCACCGGCGGCGGGCTGGTCGAGAATATTCCGCGCGTGCTGCGTGAAGGCCTGACGGCTGAGCTGGATCATCGCGGCTGGCCGATGCCGCCGCTGTTCTCGTGGCTGCAAAAGCACGGCGGCGTGGCGGATGCGGAAATGCATCGCGTGTTCAACTGCGGGATCGGCATGGCGGTCGTGTTGTCGGCGGCTGATGCCGATGCGGCGATTGGCTTGCTGTCGGCAGCGGGCGAGCAGGTCTGGAAGATCGGCGTGATCCGCGAAAGCGCGGCAGGTGAAGCGCAGACGGTTGTGGTTTAA
- a CDS encoding mechanosensitive ion channel family protein, which translates to MDLETVRVFIMTRGIDLGTKVLGAIVLWVVGRWVIGLITGLLRKVLARNGKVDPTLANYLASILGALLNLLLILAILQVFGVQTTSFAALLAGLGLAIGTAWGGLLAHFAAGIFMQVLRPFKVGDFVTAGGVTGTVSELGLFGTTIVTPDNVTTIVGNNKIFSDTISNYSVLPVRRVELTAKIANGVDPTDAMNRLKAAIVQIPNVAESPAPDIEVLNFTPEGPLLCVRPYTNNANYWQVYFDTNRAIIQTFKEAGYPTPETPLAPRVVS; encoded by the coding sequence TTGGATCTCGAAACCGTACGCGTGTTCATCATGACCCGAGGCATCGACCTCGGCACCAAGGTTCTCGGCGCGATCGTCTTGTGGGTCGTCGGACGCTGGGTCATCGGCCTGATCACCGGCTTGTTGCGCAAAGTACTGGCGCGCAACGGCAAGGTCGATCCCACGCTCGCCAATTACCTCGCCTCGATTCTCGGCGCACTGCTGAACCTGCTGCTGATCCTCGCGATCCTGCAGGTGTTCGGCGTGCAGACCACGTCGTTCGCCGCCCTGCTCGCCGGCCTCGGCCTCGCGATCGGCACCGCATGGGGCGGCTTGCTCGCGCACTTCGCGGCAGGCATCTTCATGCAGGTGCTGCGGCCGTTCAAGGTCGGCGATTTCGTCACCGCGGGCGGCGTGACCGGTACGGTGTCGGAGTTGGGCCTGTTCGGCACCACCATCGTGACGCCGGACAACGTGACGACCATCGTCGGCAATAACAAGATCTTTTCCGACACAATCTCGAACTACAGCGTGCTGCCGGTGCGGCGCGTCGAGTTGACCGCAAAGATCGCCAATGGCGTCGATCCGACCGATGCGATGAATCGCCTGAAGGCCGCCATTGTGCAGATTCCGAACGTTGCCGAGAGCCCAGCGCCGGACATCGAAGTGCTGAACTTCACGCCAGAAGGACCGTTGCTGTGCGTGCGGCCTTATACGAACAATGCCAATTACTGGCAGGTCTATTTCGACACCAATCGCGCGATCATCCAGACGTTCAAGGAAGCCGGCTATCCGACGCCTGAAACGCCGCTCGCACCGCGCGTGGTGAGCTGA
- a CDS encoding DedA family protein: MDTLLHFVDLVLHIDKFLGQFIHMYGAWVYAVLFLIVFCETGLVVLPFLPGDSLLFIGGAFCATGEMNLGLLIVLLLIAAVGGNTVNYMIGRAIGPRVFNSHIPLLERFLDRSALQKTHNFYEKHGGKTIVLARFIPVVRTFAPFVAGASEMSASRFQFFNVAGALFWVLLLVLLGYFFGNIGFVRQYLNVIVLVGIGAAVVPVVLGALWKMFRRNGAKAGSR; the protein is encoded by the coding sequence TTGGATACGCTGCTACATTTCGTCGATCTGGTTCTGCACATCGACAAATTCCTGGGACAGTTCATTCACATGTACGGCGCGTGGGTCTACGCCGTGCTGTTCCTGATCGTGTTCTGTGAAACGGGCCTGGTCGTTCTGCCGTTTCTGCCGGGCGATTCGTTGTTGTTTATCGGTGGCGCGTTCTGCGCGACCGGCGAGATGAATCTCGGTTTGCTGATCGTGCTGCTGCTGATCGCGGCGGTGGGTGGCAATACCGTCAACTATATGATCGGGCGGGCCATCGGGCCACGCGTGTTCAATTCGCACATTCCTCTGCTCGAGCGTTTTCTCGATCGCAGCGCGCTGCAGAAAACTCACAACTTCTATGAGAAGCACGGCGGCAAGACGATCGTGTTGGCGCGTTTCATTCCGGTCGTACGGACTTTCGCGCCGTTCGTTGCGGGCGCATCGGAAATGTCGGCGAGCCGGTTTCAGTTCTTCAACGTGGCCGGTGCGTTGTTCTGGGTGCTGTTGCTGGTGTTGCTCGGCTACTTCTTTGGCAACATCGGTTTCGTACGCCAGTATCTGAATGTGATCGTGCTGGTGGGTATCGGTGCGGCCGTGGTGCCGGTCGTGCTGGGTGCGCTGTGGAAAATGTTTCGCAGGAACGGGGCTAAGGCGGGCAGCCGCTGA
- the pcnB gene encoding polynucleotide adenylyltransferase PcnB, protein MIKKLIRKLFGQDSAPADDTAPADTEADESGSAPARNRADAATKARRKPARAGSAAKVVRDPDVPVIIPHDVHGIDQSLISRNAIRVTEGLQQAGHRAFIVGGAVRDLLLGIKPKDFDVATDATPEQVQKLFRRARIIGRRFQIVHVQFGQEIIETSTFRALVDPPAADAPPERRLKRDELDRRTHAVDASGRVLRDNVWGEQHEDATRRDFTINAMYYDPATQTVLDYHNGMADMRARLLRMIGDPATRYREDPVRMLRVVRFAAKLDFEIETHTRAPIAEMADLINNVPAARLFDEMLKLMLSGHALACLKRLRQEGLHHGLLPLLDVVLEQPIGEKFITLALNNTDARVRAGKPVSPGFLFATLLWHDVQQRWQKFEANGEYPVPALHRAMDDVLDMQTEKLAIHKRFSADMREIWGLQLRLEKRSGRSALKLLEHQRFRAGYDFLLLRCQSGELDESVGAWWTEFIEGDIAAREALLTQGGKDRSPRKRRRRSSGARSRAPGDGMEGGTPAERTDNGADHDGPHED, encoded by the coding sequence GTGATTAAAAAACTTATCCGCAAGCTATTCGGCCAGGACTCGGCGCCCGCTGACGACACCGCGCCCGCCGACACCGAAGCAGACGAATCCGGCAGCGCACCGGCACGCAACCGAGCCGACGCCGCCACCAAGGCGCGCCGCAAACCCGCGCGCGCCGGGTCGGCCGCCAAGGTGGTACGCGATCCCGACGTGCCGGTCATCATTCCGCACGACGTGCATGGCATCGACCAGTCTCTGATCTCGAGAAACGCGATTCGCGTGACCGAAGGCCTGCAACAGGCCGGGCACCGCGCGTTTATCGTCGGCGGTGCGGTACGCGATCTGCTGCTCGGCATCAAGCCGAAAGACTTCGACGTCGCGACCGACGCCACGCCCGAACAGGTGCAGAAGCTGTTCCGCCGCGCGCGCATTATCGGCCGCCGGTTTCAGATCGTGCATGTGCAGTTCGGTCAGGAAATCATCGAAACCTCCACGTTTCGCGCGCTGGTCGATCCGCCCGCGGCCGACGCGCCGCCCGAGCGACGCCTCAAGCGCGACGAGCTCGACCGCCGCACTCACGCGGTGGACGCCAGCGGCCGCGTGCTGCGCGACAACGTGTGGGGCGAGCAGCACGAAGACGCCACCCGCCGCGACTTCACGATCAACGCGATGTACTACGATCCGGCCACGCAAACCGTGCTGGATTACCACAACGGCATGGCCGACATGCGCGCGCGTCTGCTGCGCATGATCGGCGACCCGGCCACGCGTTATCGCGAAGATCCGGTGCGGATGCTGCGCGTCGTGCGTTTCGCCGCGAAGCTCGACTTCGAGATCGAAACCCACACCCGCGCGCCGATCGCCGAGATGGCCGATCTGATCAACAACGTGCCCGCGGCGCGTCTGTTCGACGAGATGCTCAAGCTGATGCTGTCGGGCCATGCGCTCGCCTGCCTGAAACGTCTGCGCCAGGAGGGCCTGCATCACGGCCTGCTGCCGTTGCTGGACGTGGTGCTGGAACAGCCCATCGGCGAGAAATTCATTACGCTGGCGTTGAACAACACGGACGCCCGCGTGCGCGCCGGCAAACCGGTGTCGCCGGGCTTCCTGTTCGCCACCTTGCTGTGGCACGACGTGCAGCAGCGCTGGCAGAAATTTGAGGCGAACGGCGAGTATCCGGTCCCCGCATTGCATCGCGCGATGGACGACGTGCTCGACATGCAAACCGAGAAGCTCGCGATCCACAAGCGCTTCTCGGCAGATATGCGCGAGATCTGGGGCCTGCAGTTGCGCCTCGAAAAACGCTCGGGCCGAAGCGCGCTGAAGCTGCTGGAACACCAAAGATTTAGAGCGGGGTATGATTTCCTCCTGTTGCGCTGCCAATCCGGCGAACTCGACGAGTCGGTCGGTGCGTGGTGGACGGAGTTCATTGAAGGAGACATTGCCGCGCGTGAAGCGTTGCTCACGCAAGGCGGGAAGGACCGGAGCCCTCGAAAACGACGGCGGCGCAGCAGTGGCGCCAGAAGCCGCGCGCCGGGCGACGGAATGGAGGGCGGCACGCCAGCCGAACGCACAGATAACGGCGCGGACCATGACGGCCCGCACGAAGACTGA
- a CDS encoding HAD family hydrolase, with product MANLALFDLDHTLIPTDSDHEWGRFMVKQGMVDAENFARENDRFFADYKAGRLDIHAYLIAMLTPLAKYTRAQLAELHAQYMHEVITPAIFPVALELVRQHREAGDLCCVVTATNEFITRPIAQAFGVDALIACEAETVDGQPHSPYTGRPTGTPSYKEGKIVRTEAWLASLGKTWRDFEHSYFYSDSHNDIPLLEKVTDPIATNPDDTLRAHAQAKGWRILELFQAT from the coding sequence ATGGCTAATCTCGCACTCTTCGATCTCGACCACACGCTCATTCCCACCGACAGCGACCACGAATGGGGCCGCTTCATGGTGAAACAAGGCATGGTCGACGCCGAAAACTTCGCCCGTGAAAACGACCGCTTTTTCGCCGACTACAAAGCCGGCAGGCTCGACATTCACGCCTATCTGATCGCCATGCTCACGCCGCTCGCGAAATACACGCGCGCGCAGCTCGCCGAACTTCACGCGCAGTACATGCATGAAGTGATCACGCCGGCCATTTTCCCGGTCGCGCTGGAACTGGTGAGGCAGCACCGTGAAGCCGGCGACCTGTGTTGCGTGGTCACGGCCACCAACGAATTCATCACCCGCCCGATCGCCCAGGCGTTCGGTGTCGACGCGTTGATCGCCTGCGAAGCGGAAACCGTCGACGGCCAGCCGCATTCGCCGTACACCGGCCGCCCCACCGGCACGCCGAGCTACAAGGAAGGCAAGATTGTCCGCACCGAAGCGTGGCTCGCCTCGCTCGGCAAGACCTGGCGCGATTTCGAGCACAGCTATTTCTATAGCGACTCGCACAACGACATCCCGCTGCTCGAGAAGGTCACCGATCCCATCGCGACCAATCCCGACGACACATTGCGCGCCCATGCGCAGGCCAAAGGCTGGCGCATCCTCGAACTCTTTCAAGCCACGTGA